In Acinonyx jubatus isolate Ajub_Pintada_27869175 chromosome A3, VMU_Ajub_asm_v1.0, whole genome shotgun sequence, a genomic segment contains:
- the SPR gene encoding sepiapterin reductase: MEGVGSKEGGLGRAMCVVTGASRGFGRALAPLLARLLSPGSLMVLSARNDEALRQLEAELAAERPGLRVVRVSADLGVKDSLQQLLGAVRELPRPEGLQRVLLINNAGTLGDVSKGLVDLADPAEVNNYWALNLTSMLCLTSSILKAFPDSPGLIRTVVNISSVCALQPFKGWGLYCAGKAARDMMFRVLATEEPNVRVLSYAPGPLDTDMQQSARETSMDPDLRKRLQELKTKGELVDCTVSAEKLLNLLQKDTFKSGAHIDFYDK; encoded by the exons ATGGAGGGTGTCGGAAGCAAGGAGGGCGGCCTGGGACGCGCCATGTGCGTGGTGACCGGGGCCTCCCGTGGCTTCGGCCGCGCCTTGGCCCCGCTCCTGGCCCGGCTGTTGTCGCCCGGCTCTCTGATGGTCCTGAGCGCCCGCAACGACGAGGCCCTGCGGCAGCTGGAGGCCGAGCTGGCTGCCGAGCGGCCGGGCCTGCGCGTGGTGCGGGTGTCCGCCGACCTGGGCGTCAAAGACAGTTTGCAGCAGCTGCTCGGCGCCGTGCGCGAGCTTCCCAGGCCCGAGGGGTTGCAACGGGTGCTGCTCATCAACAATGCGG GCACTCTCGGGGACGTATCCAAAGGCCTTGTGGACCTGGCTGACCCAGCTGAAGTGAACAACTACTGGGCTCTGAACTTGACCTCCATGCTCTGCCTGACTTCCAGCATCTTGAAGGCCTTTCCAGACAGTCCTGGCCTCATCAGGACTGTGGTTAACATCTCGTCCGTCTGTGCTCTGCAGCCCTTCAAGGGCTGGGGACTATACTGTGCCGGGAAGGCAGCCCGAGACATGATGTTCCGGGTCCTAGCCACAGAGGAGCCTAATGTGAGGGTGCTGAGCTATGCCCCAG GTCCTCTGGACACAGACATGCAGCAGTCGGCCCGGGAGACCTCGATGGACCCAGACTTGCGAAAAAGGCTGCAGGAGCTGAAGACAAAAGGGGAGCTTGTGGATTGTACGGTGTCAGCCGAGAAACTGCTAAACTTGCTGCAAAAGGACACATTCAAGTCTGGAGCCCACATTGACTTCTACGATAAATAA